In Chloracidobacterium sp., the following proteins share a genomic window:
- a CDS encoding methionine adenosyltransferase, with product MSSGNFLFTSESVTEGHPDKIADNISDAILDAIIEQDPTARVACETLVTTGLAVVAGEITTTAQVNYKTIIRDTIHEIGYNDAEFGYDSNTCSVIDAIGTQSPDIAQGVDTGGAGDQGLMFGFACNETPELMPMPIQMAHNLTRKLSEVRRDGTIPYLRPDGKSQVSIEYRDGRPFRVEAIVISTQTADLDIEDIRSDIMEHVIKPVIPAAMIDDNTKYHINPTGKFVIGGPMGDAGVTGRKIIVDTYGGYAPHGGGAFSGKDPTKVDRSAAYMARYIAKNVVAAGLADKCTVQLAYAIGVAEPVSVLVDSHGTGTIDDERIADIVRENFTLTPKAIIETLDLRRPIYKATARFGHFGRANDEFSWEKTDKAEALRTSAEKGIGTNG from the coding sequence GATCCTTGACGCAATAATCGAGCAGGACCCAACCGCCCGAGTGGCGTGCGAAACACTCGTCACCACAGGACTCGCGGTCGTTGCGGGTGAGATAACGACAACGGCACAGGTCAACTACAAAACGATAATACGCGACACGATCCATGAGATCGGCTATAACGATGCGGAATTTGGCTACGATTCAAATACATGTAGCGTGATCGATGCCATCGGCACTCAATCGCCGGACATCGCTCAGGGCGTTGACACCGGCGGCGCGGGTGATCAGGGACTGATGTTTGGATTTGCTTGTAATGAGACACCTGAGTTGATGCCGATGCCGATACAGATGGCACACAATCTGACGCGCAAGCTTAGTGAGGTACGTCGCGACGGCACAATTCCCTACTTGCGTCCTGACGGCAAATCGCAGGTGTCAATCGAGTATCGTGATGGTCGCCCGTTTCGTGTGGAGGCGATCGTTATTTCAACGCAGACTGCCGATCTCGACATCGAAGACATACGTTCTGACATCATGGAGCACGTCATCAAGCCGGTGATTCCCGCCGCGATGATCGACGATAACACCAAGTACCACATCAATCCGACCGGAAAGTTCGTTATCGGCGGACCGATGGGTGACGCAGGAGTTACGGGACGAAAGATCATCGTCGACACTTATGGCGGTTACGCCCCGCACGGCGGAGGGGCTTTTTCCGGTAAGGATCCTACGAAGGTAGACCGCTCGGCGGCTTATATGGCTCGCTATATTGCGAAGAATGTTGTCGCGGCGGGTCTAGCCGATAAGTGTACTGTTCAGTTAGCTTACGCCATCGGAGTTGCGGAACCGGTTTCAGTTTTAGTTGACAGTCACGGCACAGGGACGATAGACGACGAACGCATTGCGGACATTGTTCGAGAGAACTTTACGCTGACGCCAAAGGCTATAATTGAAACGCTCGATCTGCGCCGCCCGATCTACAAGGCGACGGCGCGTTTTGGGCATTTTGGCCGGGCGAATGATGAATTTTCCTGGGAGAAGACAGATAAGGCGGAGGCACTTAGAACCTCAGCAGAGAAAGGGATCGGGACTAACGGTTAG